From the genome of Actinacidiphila yeochonensis CN732, one region includes:
- a CDS encoding NADH-quinone oxidoreductase subunit A, with translation MLFVAVAFASNRLLRPSVPTPEKLLSYECGVDPVGEGWAHTHIRYYVYAYLYVIFAVDAVFLFPWATVFSAAGFGGTTLVEMFVFLGFLAVGLLYAWKKGVLEWT, from the coding sequence ATGCTCTTCGTGGCCGTCGCCTTCGCCTCCAACCGGCTGCTGCGGCCGTCGGTGCCCACCCCGGAGAAGCTGCTCAGCTACGAGTGCGGCGTCGACCCGGTGGGCGAGGGCTGGGCGCACACCCACATCCGCTACTACGTCTACGCGTACCTCTACGTGATCTTCGCCGTCGACGCGGTCTTCCTCTTCCCCTGGGCGACGGTCTTCTCCGCGGCCGGGTTCGGCGGGACCACGCTGGTGGAGATGTTCGTCTTCCTCGGCTTCCTGGCGGTCGGGCTGCTCTACGCGTGGAAGAAGGGCGTGCTGGAATGGACGTGA